The Ictidomys tridecemlineatus isolate mIctTri1 chromosome 6, mIctTri1.hap1, whole genome shotgun sequence genome includes a region encoding these proteins:
- the LOC101975972 gene encoding olfactory receptor 8S1, whose protein sequence is MALRNHSTITGFILTGLSDNPQTEALLFVLFLGIYILTMMGNLTMLLVIGADSHLHTPMYFFLSNLSFLDLCFSSVTVPKLLKDLLSEKKTISVEGCLTQVFFVFITAGTEAFLLSMMAYDRYAAICHPLLYGQKMSNELCVKLVLVSWGLASLNSVVIVLLAVNLDFCDAQTIHHYTCELPSLFPLSCSDISINIDILICSTLLHGLGTFLPIFFSYTRIVSTILSMSSTTGRSKAFNTCSSHLIAVILFFGSGLVRYLMPTSGSSLDLLASLQYGAVTPMLNPLIYSLKNQEVKAAVKRTLRKCLHYFGS, encoded by the coding sequence ATGGCCTTGAGGAACCACAGCACCATCACTGGGTTTATCCTCACTGGACTGTCTGACAACCCCCAGACTGAGGCTCTGCTTTTCGTGCTATTCCTGGGGATTTACATCCTGACCATGATGGGCAACTTGACAATGCTGCTGGTGATCGGGGCTGACTCCCACCtccacacacccatgtacttcttctTGAGCAACCTGTCATTCCTGGATCTGTGCTTCTCTTCTGTCACTGTGCCCAAGTTGCTGAAAGACCTCCTGTCTGAGAAGAAAACCATCTCAGTAGAGGGCTGCCTGACTCAGGTCTTTTTTGTGTTTATCACTGCAGGGACTGAAGCCTTTCTTCTTTCAATGATGGCTTATGACCGCTATGCCGCCATCTGCCACCCACTGCTTTATGGCCAGAAAATGAGCAATGAGCTCTGTGTGAAGCTGGTGCTGGTCTCATGGGGCCTGGCCTCTCTCAATTCAGTAGTCATTGTGCTCTTGGCCGTGAATCTGGACTTCTGTGACGCCCAAACCATACACCACTACACCTGTGagcttccctctctcttccccctgtCTTGCTCTGATATTTCCATCAATATCGACATCTTGATCTGCTCCACCTTGCTGCATGGGCTTGGGACCTTTCTCCCTATCTTCTTCTCTTACACCCGCATTGTGTCCACTATCCTGAGCATGAGCTCCACCACAGGCAGAAGCAAGGCATTTAACACCTGCTCCTCTCACCTTATTGCAGTGATCCTGTTCTTCGGGTCAGGTTTGGTTCGCTATCTTATGCCAACCTCTGGTTCATCCCTAGATTTGCTCGCCTCCTTGCAGTACGGCGcagtcacccccatgctgaatcCCCTCATCTACAGCCTGAAGAACCAGGAGGTGAAGGCAGCTGTGAAAAGGACATTGAGGAAATGTCTTCATTATTTTGGGTCATGA